Proteins encoded within one genomic window of Vespula vulgaris chromosome 16, iyVesVulg1.1, whole genome shotgun sequence:
- the LOC127069851 gene encoding T-complex protein 1 subunit epsilon: MTAIPGTVAFDEYGRPFIILRDQEKQKRLTGIDAIKSHILAARNVANTLRTSLGPKGLDKLMVSSDGDVTVTNDGATILKNMDVDHEVAKLMVQLSQSQDDEIGDGTTGVVVLAGALLEQAEQLLDKGIHPIRIADGFEMAAKCATDHLKTITHKFPESVENLEPYIKIAMTSLGSKIINKCHRQMAEIAVNAVLAVYDHVTWDVNFELIKIEGKVGGRLEDTVLVRGVVIDKDFSHPQMPKRLENVKLAILTCPFEPPKPKTKHKLDVTSVEDYRALREYEREKFTEMVKLVKDAGTTLAICQWGFDDEANHLLLQNDLPAVRWVGGPEIELIAIATGGRIVPRFEELTPEKLGYAGVVRELSFGTTKDKMLVIEECKNSRAVTIFIRGGNKMIIEEAKRAIHDALCTVRNVLNTKDKKILYGGGAAEISCALACAAQADKISTLEQYAFRAFAEALEAVPMALAENSGLSPVDALAEIKARQLTEDNPSLGIDCLNRGTADMKVQNVIETLASKTQQICLATQLVKMILKIDDVRSPNDAGDAA, from the exons atgacTGCTATTCCGGGAACTGTGGCATTTGATGAATATGGTCGTCcatttatcattttaagagaccaagaaaaacaaaaacgattaACCGGTATCGATGCTATTAAG tcGCATATATTAGCAGCTCGTAATGTGGCTAATACTCTTAGAACCTCTTTGGGACCAAAAGGTTTGGATAAGTTGATGGTAAGTTCGGATGGAGATGTTACTGTTACCAACGATGGAGCTACAATTTTGAAGAATATGGACGTAGACCATGAAGTTGCAAAATTGATGGTTCAATTATCTCAATCTCAAGATGATGAGATTGGAGATGGTACTACTGGAGTAGTTGTACTAGCTGGTGCTTTGTTAGAACAAGCTGAGCAATTATTAGATAAAGGAATACATCCGATAAGAATAGCGGATGGATTTGAAATGGCTGCTAAATGTGCAACGGATCATCTTAAAACAATTACCCACAAGTTTCCAGAAAGCGTGGAAAATTTAGAACCTTATATCAAGATTGCTATGACATCACTTGGctctaaaat TATCAATAAATGCCATAGACAAATGGCAGAAATTGCAGTGAATGCTGTATTAGCGGTTTATGATCATGTTACATGGGACgttaattttgaattaatcaaaatagaaggaaaagttGGTGGTAGATTAGAAGATACTGTATTAGTTCGTGGTGTAGTTATTGACAAAGATTTCAGTCATCCTCAGATGCCAAag agGTTAGAAAATGTCAAACTTGCAATCTTAACTTGTCCCTTTGAACCACCAAAACCCAAGACAAAACATAAGCTCGATGTCACTTCGGTAGAAGACTATAGAGCATTGCGtgaatacgaaagagagaaatttacaGAAATGGTAAAATTAGTCAAGGATGCTGGAACAACTCTTGCCATTTGCCAGTGGGGATTTGATGATGAAGCAAATCATCTTCTTTTGCAAAACGATTTACCAGCAGTTAGATGGGTCGGTGGTCCAGAAATAGAA ttaATTGCTATTGCAACGGGTGGTCGTATCGTACCAAGATTCGAAGAATTAACACCAGAGAAACTTGGTTACGCAGGTGTTGTCAGGGAATTATCTTTCGGTACTACCAAAGATAAAATGCTTGTTATAGAGGAATGTAAGAATTCTCGAGCAGTAACTATCTTCATACGTGGAGGCAATAAAATG ATCATCGAAGAAGCTAAACGTGCTATCCACGATGCATTGTGCACAGTACGTAATGTACTAAATACAAAGGATAAGAAGATTTTGTATGGTGGCGGTGCAGCAGAAATTTCGTGTGCATTGGCATGTGCAGCACAAGCCGATAAGATAAGTACTTTAGAGCAATACGCATTCCGGGCGTTTGCCGAGGCTTTGGAAGCTGTTCCAATGGCATTAGCAGAAAATTCAGGCCTTTCTCCGGTAGATGCTCTTGCGGAGATAAAGGCACGACAATTAACAGAAGATAATCCTTCTTTGGGAATCGATTGCTTAAATCGTGGTACCGCAG aTATGAAAGTGCAGAATGTTATTGAAACATTAGCAAGCAAGACTCAACAAATTTGTCTGGCAACTCAATTagtaaaaatgatattgaaaATCGACGACGTACGTTCACCAAACGATGCCGGTGATGCAGcctaa
- the LOC127069852 gene encoding prohormone-3, with product MKMQASITVALIVFMSTMHFGVDAWGGLFNRFSPEMLSNLGYGSHGGYLSRSRLLQGPLAGSYGNSYGDSLEEESDDPCYEKKCTANEHCCPGSVCVNVDGVVGTCLFAYGLKQGELCRRDNDCETGLMCADIAGGETRSCQPPVTSNKQYNEECNMSGECDIGRGLCCQLQRRHRQTPRKVCSYFKDPLVCIGPVATDQIKSIIQYTSGEKRITGQGNRLFKRVPFA from the exons ATGAAGATGCAAGCGAGTATTACAGTGGCTCTGATAGTTTTCATGAGCACGATGCACTTTGGCGTAGATGCATGGGGTGGactttttaatcgtttcagTCCCGAGATGTTATCCAATCTCGGTTATGGTAGCCATGGTGGTTACTTGAGCAGATCGAGACTGTTACAG GGACCACTTGCGGGAAGTTACGGAAATTCTTATGGGGATTCGCTGGAAGAAGAATCGGACGATCCGTGCTACGAGAAGAAATGTACAGCCAATGAACATTGTTGTCCTGGTTCGGTTTGCGTCAACGTTGATGGAG TGGTTGGAACTTGCCTATTCGCTTACGGACTAAAACAGGGTGAACTTTGCAGAAGAGATAACGATTGCGAAACAGGTTTGATGTGTGCCGATATAGCAGGAGGTGAAACTCGATCCTGTCAACCACCGGTTACTTCAAACAAACAATACA ACGAGGAATGCAACATGTCTGGTGAATGTGATATTGGTCGTGGCTTGTGTTGTCAATTGCAGAGGCGACATCGACAAACGCCTAGAAAG GTTTGCTCTTACTTCAAAGATCCTCTGGTATGCATTGGCCCTGTTGCTACGGACCAAATAAAATCTATCATACAATATACTTCCGGTGAAAAACGGATCACTGGACAAGGGAATCGTCTTTTTAAACGAGTACCCTTCGCCTAA